A genomic window from Plasmodium coatneyi strain Hackeri chromosome 13, complete sequence includes:
- a CDS encoding Palmitoyltransferase, translating into RTVHMNNFLSFLFVTLLSAFIYICYLYCLQNEYLNSYGRTVRIILGALSAPFFVCYYWSFVKCSFNNPGYVDTTWEANAEENNIPIEKRKIMNYTPNKYTICDKCNFLVRPERAHHCRSCKRCVLKMDHHCPWIGTCVGERNLKFFFLFLSYGLLTTVYIAITISPKFILALQESESNKASKTLHHGALLITVCASLTMMIALVFMNCQYIYFISRNITVIESSYTDKNPYDLGTYNNWKMVFGEFKWKWFFPLTPENLYPTKDYLYPLNDIYLNINSVDMDDSFLASHNESSKEENV; encoded by the exons AGAACCGTCCACATGAACAATTTTCtgtccttccttttcgtgaCACTTCTGAGCgccttcatttatatatgttaccTAT ACTGCCTCCAAAATGAATACCTAAACAGCTATGGTCGTACCGTGCGCATAATCTTGGGAGCACTgagtgcccctttttttgtctgCTACTATTGGTCCTTTGTAAAATGCTCCTTTAACAACCCTGGATACGTGGACACCACATGGGAAG CAAACgcagaagaaaataacatACCGATCGAAAAGCGGAAAATTATGAACTACACGCCGAATAAGTACACCATCTGCGACAAGTGCAATTTTCTCGTGAGGCCAGAGAGGGCCCACCACTGCCGG TCCTGCAAGAGATGCGTACTGAAGATGGACCACCACTGCCCATGGATAGGCACTTGCGTGGGCGAGAGGAACTTGaagttctttttcctctttctgtCCTACGGGCTGCTCACGACGGTGTATATTGCCATTACGATTAGCCCCAAGTTTATACTGGCCCTACAGGAAAGCGAAAGTAACAAG GCCTCCAAAACGCTGCACCATGGAGCCCTGCTGATCA CCGTCTGTGCTTCCCTGACAATGATGATAGCCCTAGTCTTc ATGAATTGCCAGTACATCTATTTCATTTCTCGTAACATCACTGTAATAGAGTCGTCGTACACGGATAAG AACCCCTATGACTTGGGCACGTACAATAACTGGAAAATG GTGTTTGGCGAATTCAAGTGGAAGTGGTTCTTCCCCCTTACCCCCGAAAATCTCTACCCTACCA AAGACTACCTGTACCCGCTGAACGACATATACCTCAACATCAACAGCGTCGACATGGATGATTCATTTTTAGCTAGCCACAACGAAAGTTCGAAAGAGGAAAACGTTTGA